ACTTAACCAATGTTGGAGTTGCCCAGCTTGTAAACAGCCTACAATACAAGCTACCGATGCTTTTCGCCAAGTATCTCGAATTTGTCGATCCTCGTTTGTTAGGTTAATGTCTGTTAATGAGGCATCCAACGTAAGATGAGGCAGAAGAGCTTGGAGACGTTGCATAAGAGGTCTGAGAACAGGTTCTGGGAATCGTTTACCCTTCCTTGTAAGTAAAAATGTCGATAGAACTCGAAGCACTGTCGTGCTTGAGGAGATAGATATAGCCaaattatttgatgatgttccAGCTTTAGAAGTCGAACTATCCAATCGAGTGATCACAGCTTCGATTACTGGTTTAATTGTAGTAGATGAACAATGATGTATGAGAGCAGTGCTGACCATGTTGACGGTTGTAAGTTGCTGCTCTGCTGGGCTTGCAATAAGTCGATCAAGGAGAATTTCATATATGGCTAAAGCTCTTGAATGTAATTGACCATTTGTTCCTTTCAAACTATGACTCCAAACAGCTTCCATACCTTCCGTCTGTTCTTCCAAGAGAATATCGACTAATCTGCTTAATCCATCTGATCTAGCTTTTCTAATTACACCAACCCAAGCATCCGACACACATTTTCTTACGTATCTCTTATTCTCCTTAGGTCCAAGATATGGTCTAACTTCTTTCCATGTTGCTCTTAAAATTGCTTGGGCAGTATCATCAGATttaagtaaagatgatgctaCACTTCGTAATATCAAGGAAAGTGTTGAATAAGTCCTTTCTACAAGTTTAGGATCTAATGCACGTAAAGCTCCAACTCGTAATAGATGTTTCGCACTTTCCGGTACGTAAGGTAAAGCTTCACCCAAGCAAGTTTCAAAAAATGCTTGATGAAGGAACAAAGCTGAATCTAAACCGGAATGAGTATATTCTTGCCCTTCTTGCAATTTTTCGTAAAAGTCGGAGAAGGTCTGTTGGATAGTAGAGAGGTTGTGTAGTGTTAAAGGAAGTGTAGATGACAGTGGTACAACAGATCGCTGTAGTTCTTGATATGGTGTAGTGAGATCAAGAAGGGATAATCGATCAAGCTCAGATGTGAGAGGGGTGACCTATGAAAGATATTAGCCTTTGGTAACCAGTTTTGAGGAATGTGAATGATCGCTCACTGATTGCTCTGTATCTTCATCGTAATTCTCCTTCTCCCATCCTATACCTCTTTGTTTTCCCACATCAACAGAGATATTTTTTATTTGTTCATTGTATGTAGCATACTAGAAACATAGTGAAGCTTGTTAGCTGTGTAAACATTATGTTATCCGTTTAGAACCTGTCTAAAAACTCACCCTGAACCTTTTTTGAGGTGGTTCAGCCATGACTTTCTGATTGTATGTCAGTTCTTctatttcttgttcttggCGAATCCTTCTATCTGCCCAACAAGAAATAAAACTTTGACGTAGTTGATTATGTCAATGGTTTAAACCTACGATTAACGATGAAGATAGAAAGCATATATTTGACGTACAGCGGCAAGAAGCCTAAAAATTATTTTatctgtttttgattttagaAATCTCTAAACCggaaattatcattttctcaCGGTTGCTTCTTGCTTATACTATAACACGTGGTGGCTATGGCTGAGCCCCGCATTGATCCGTTCATTATGCAACACGTCTAAACAGTAGATAGAAACATCAATGACGATAAGCATAGAAGCACCACTCGATATTCAATAATTCTCTACAAACCTCatttatcatctatatcGCATTGTCTCACAAACATAGCATTCATCAATCAAGCATCATGACAGATACACCGCTTCAAGGAGATCGACTCAATGAAGAACGAGCATTTATCAAGCGTTATACAGAAGGTCTATCCTCACACAAAGTTGAATATCCAGCAGACTTCTCTACTCCTCTCGAAAACAGACCAAGGAAGGTAGCTGTAGTAGGGGTAGAAGTTGcagaaccaccttcatcagaagGCATGGATGTGGATACCCCTTCtcaaggtaagctgtctTTCTAATTCCTCTTTTTTGGAAAGAACTGGATAGCTTATCCGATCATCTATATCCTGCAGATTCAGTAACAGTTACCATCAAATGTCTTAAACCATCTCTCACATTACCTATAACAGCCAATCTTACCGACACAGTAACAGATCTCAAATCCCAAATTGccaaatcttcttcaagtgcACCTTCAGTCGATTCACAAAGGTTATTATTGAAAGGAAAAGCATTAACCGATACGAAATTACTTAAAGAATATGATATTAAAGATGGCGCAACAATACATTTAATGGTTAAATTAGTCACTTCATCAGCACCTTCTACAGAACTCAAAGCAAATGAACTAACAAGTAATGAAGCTACTTTCCCACCACCATCAAGTAgttcacctgcaccaccagcATTGACAATTACAACatcaattgatgaatcatcaaatccaggTACATCAATGCCTTTAACAAATATAGATTCTgctgcaccacctttagGTCCACAACCACAAgtctcttcatcatcgtttcaTAATACAATTTCAGATCCTCAATTTTGGCAAAAGATTCATGCCTTATGCGTTAGTGAATTTcctttagaagatgaagctgacGCAGCATGGGAAACTTTCTTAATTTCGATGAAAGGTAGATTAAGTGCTGGTGAAGCTGCTAAAATTAGAGATGTAGTTGGAGTAACTGGTATGGGTGGTCAAATGGCTACATAAAGCAATCAATTTAGGAAAGATCAgttaaaagaaagaaggacaAAATTTGCGCCTTAAGTCAACACAATATAGCATGCACcgtattttgtatttttaCTGAGATATGGGATAGCTACCTGCTAGTGACCAGAGATGATCATAAACTTGCAAGGCAGCGCTGACATATATATGAGGGTAAGAAGGTATCTTATTCATTCAGATATCAAGGAAAGACGTTCTTGTGTCTAAATTAACAGTAATCGCCTTTTACCCTACCCGTTCCATATGCTTTGAACGAGACTCTTGTGTGAATAACATGTACGAGAATAcatttcaacaaaatcaatagTCGGTGCTACGAATGACAAGTATAATTTACCCAATTTATGTTCGGTATCATGAAGACAATCTCGAGATTTCAATCAGGTGCGCTGAATGATAATCTTGGTTTCCACAATCATTCATCTACCATTTGACCATTTCAGAGCATCGAGTTTTTCTAAGACTGATGTTTTATATCTCTCTTCAGCTTGCTCTTCACGTTGCTTCATGTCCTTATCCATTCCATCCGAAAGACATTTGATGTAACCGACTTCAAACCCAATGGTGCACCATACAGCTGTGGGAAGGACAAAGAGCACAAGGTCTCCCAGTCCGATACTTGTGTTTGTGTTTGTCCTTGATGCCGAGGTAGAATCCAACTGTGTAGATGTGTAAACGAAACGGTCGTTAACGTCTCGGGCGACCAGATTCTCAATAAGACTGATTTCAACTGTGAGAAAGGATGTTCAACTCACTCTTCTGGACATGATTCGTCTCGAACCAGCTCCGAAGAATGCAGGTTTGATGATAGGTAAGGCTCTTCGTGTAGTAAGTCGGAGCATTATATTTATCTTATATATCTGGATCGACGAAGTATATGTGGATTGATTAAGGGTATGAAGATAGTGTACGTCTTTCAAAGTTTGGTTGTGTGTggaataaagatgaagaaagaaaaggaataaTAGTGTAAAAAACAATCTAATGGCCTCTTTTATAATATGTCAACTTTTAGTATATAACTCTCTAATCAGTATGTATCCCAACAGTAAGCCGGGAGATCGACGCATTACAGAAACAATTACTATGAAATACGGCTTGAAGATAAGGTTAATTTGTGTCCGAGTATTCATTTGCAAGAAAAAACGCACTCCCACGTATTCGTACATTATTAGTCGTAAAACTACAACAGTACTCGTAAGGTAGATAGATGCCTTGCGATTACGTTCACCGGCAGGGAATAACATGAGATATGCTATCTAGATTGAGCTAGGCTGAATTCTATGACTTTTAACATCCTAGCTAATACGAACCTTGTTCTCTACAAGTTTGGGTATCGTGCTATGATTCAAATTCGTTGACGCGAAAAACTGCGGGCATTCTAGTCAAAAACAGATGAGATACTTCTGTATAAATTCAGTATACGTTACTCGACGAGTACTATGTTTTATTGAGTCTGGTTAACCTTATCTCAGTATCTCAGTAAGTTATCAAAAGTATATAGACGCAAGTGTGACCCAAGCCAAAGTTGTAACACGAATGAAAACATCAGCAATTCAAGTCATTTGTAGGAAAGTATCGTATTTATTCCGCTTCGATATATATAACCTTGTAGCTTTTTTGATAACCTTGGATTGCACGTCTCAATTAAAAATTGGTTTATTTTAGGTTGATGACTCAACCAGCAGCCAGGACATATAGATTGTTAAGAGAACGCATCTTCCAGAAAATGTCTTCCCTTATATCATTTATTGTTCATATTCTTGCCGCATTTAAGGAATTTCAATACTGATACTACTCTACTACTATCATTACTATTGATAAAATAGCAAGAGCAATCACTTAATCATATCGACAATCTAATTCACAGTCTGTTTATATACGCACCATTTTCGAGATGTTCCACTTTACTACTCTAGCAGGATATTCAATCATCATCCCATATGCAGATTCAACATTCCTGCCGCCTGGTCGAAGAGGTCATTTCCGATTGAATGACCCAGTAAGGTCTAGTTTTGAAAAAGTAACTTGATAACCATTAAGTACAGCTTGTCAATATTTTTTCTCCGCTAATAAACGTTTTTTGTGGTCAAATTCAGACTGTCAAGCTGTTCGAAATCGCTAGAATCGAAAATTGTTGTGACATCTACCCCGCTGGAGCTAGATCAGATAAACACGTAAGTCACTGTTCGGTCTTCTATGTTCGATTTCTGAGTAGCGTAAATGGATGAGAAAACTGAACAATCGGTCTCATTTGGGAATATAGTTAGTCTCTACGGAAAATTTAGAAGAGATCAATTTTAAGCTTGATTGTTGGTTGGTTAAGGGTTCACCTATGATGCGGTCTGTCGTGATTTTGGATAAAGGGAACTGGCTCGCTGAGTGTTTCGAAGATGAACGTCGTTATCATCCTTGATGTCAAGGAAGGAGCAAGAAGGTAATCGATTAGCTTACATCGTCGTctattggatttgatttggAAACCATGATGAGTGAATAGAGCCGAGGATGATCAAAAATAAATTATTGGGTCGTATTCGCCATGAAGCGGTTTATACCTTTATGTAATGCATTATTGTGCCCAAAATATGGATTGTAGATATAGCCACCTATCGTTCATCGTCCAGTCGGATTGCCTCACCTGAAACAGAGATACATTCATCAGCCAACGGGACTTTATGAGAGGACTGACCAATGAGCTTACCCGAAGCAACGATCTTGTAGCTTCTACCCCTCCACACCACAACATCACTGGTCATCGCGAACAGCCATATAGGAAGAGCAAGGCATTCCCTAGCGAGCCATGCGAGTAAGAAAACAAGTTGAGATGATGGCGGTTTCAGCGTTTTGATATTAGTTTCTAAGGCTTTTCTCGTTGATAGATCAAGCATTAACCAGGCGAACAGATGTACCAGGAACAAGGCAGGTATATTTGCTCCCAGTAGTCTTTGTACAGCCCAGGAGCCGTATAATCCAGCCAATAGAGATTCAGTAAATGGTTCCAACAATGTTGCTATTATAGGagtcattttctttcttactCGCAACCATCTAACTCTTCGATTTATGTAATCTTTGACCGAAAGAGCACCGAGAAAGTCTAAAGCTACATCAGATGTCATAGCATGTTTGAGCTTTAACTGATGCCAAAGTCCCAAAGCTATCATATTATCTTCAGCCAAAAAGGGACTATATCCTGCTAGTCCTGATGGTGGGTTTGGTAGTTGACGCAAAGAGGGCGATGGTGTGGTGAGATGGGAAATCGAATCTCGAGAATACATGTTTGACTTTCCCACCACACAGGAATCTACAGCGACAGCGTTCTGAGTCATTGTTAGCCTGAGCGCCTAAGCAGCTTGTTGAAACCAATGTGGGGAGAGCCACCGCTTCGTCAGCTGCAATGTCAACTCACAATAGCGAGGTACATCTTCGCATGTGTAGTATTCAGATAAGCTTGTTCGATGAGACTACCCCAAGTTTTCTGATAACATATAGCGATTGGAACTTGATGTACCAGACCGACTTCACCTGACATAGGAGGTTTCCTTACATCATCTGCAATCGACATAAGTGGGGAAGATTCTGGATCATCCGGTATGGAATAAGGCGTACGGTTCGATAAGAAGGCTTCTACTGATCTTCCGAGTGTACCTGGCGTAACTGTTATAGTTGAATCTAGCACCCAGAGGAGATCGTAACTTGCTTCAGCGAAAGGACGAATAAGATTATTAACTTTTGGGTTGACACCTATTTTTTTACTGTCTATACGAGAAGCGATGTTAGCTTTCGAGATCTGAAAATCTTATTGGATGTCTAGCTTGCCTATTATAACTTTAGCTTTGATTGCAGGATATTTCTCCATAACCATTCTTACGACAGGTAAcgcttcatcattttcatcttgaagaGCAAATATAACCTCATATTTAGGATAATCAAGTGTCATACAGCTTTCCAATGTATTATAGAGGTTTTGATCAAGTCCACACAAAGGTCGTATTATCGTTATACCCGGCGCGGACATTGAGGGGAGAGAAGCGAGTCGAGAAGGAAGTGTTGGATGGGCATATCGTATTCGACTATTTCAATAATAGTTCAGCCAATTGGGATACATCAGACAGAGTGTTGACGGGTTCTAATAATGGAGTATCTGACATGGGCACTTACGCAGTTCTCCATCCAAGTAAACACAGTGTCCAAACCACTATATAAAGGATCAGGAAGAAGATAGCTGCGAAGAGAGAGACATTCCCTGCTGCAAAAACAGAACATCTTTCAGCTAGCGCTTTGTACCAATGTCAAACGAAAGCTGACCCATCGTGATCCTGTTTGTTCACCAGTGTAGTTCTCAGTTCTCCTCTTTGCAATGACCTTGATATCTgtatgaaagaaaagaaagaagaagcattaaTGATTTGTTTTTCAGTTGTCCAAAGTAAACATCCTCCACTTCGGAATTTACCGACGTATGCTTGTTTCATTGATGTCATTATACCGTGGGAAAGTGAAGCTTGTGTTTCCACGTGATCTGGATTAGGTGTGTTATTTGACGCGTTTGAATGGGAAAATGAAAACATTACGAGATcgatcaaaataatcaataattcATAATGTCCGATTTCtacttttatcttcttcattttccttCCTTCTCTGCTTGATCTTACTATTCAACGATAATATCTGTCAACTCGAACTACCATTCTTCACTGTCAGTATCCCATCTAAAAACTCAGCACAATTCAACCTATTTTCCTACTCCatatgaatttggtgattaCTAAACAAAAATCGctatttccttcttctttccttcttcctcccTTCCCTTATCTATCAAAATGGACATGTCGTCACATCCCCTGCTGGCAGCAATCGATGAGCCACCACCATTTCCAGAAAGATATCTTCAATTACGTAGACTGGATCGCTCGGTAGTTTGTCAGATATGTAAAGAGCCGTTTCAAGCTCCTGTATCAATAGCGTGTGGGCATTCTTTCTGCTCATCTGTAAGCTCCAGTTTCTGCTAAACTTTTCACAAGTATGGAGTAGTATAGCAGACTAATGGTAGCTTACTTCCATCGCAGTGCATTCGATCATCATTGGATGTTATGAAGAAATGTCCAGCATGTAATGAACCTGCTTCAGAAGGTCAGATAAGGAGGAATAGAGCTTTAGAGGAAATAACGGATTCATGGGAAGAGTCAAGGTCAGCTGGCCATTGATGGTTACATAGAGAAAAACTTCATTtcaagctgatgatgatctaccttAGGCCAATAATATATGAGCTTGCTCAACCGCCGGTAACAACGAAAAAACGACCTGCACCTCCAGAATCTCATTcgaaaccttcttcatcatcttccggTACAAAACGATTAAAACCAAACTCAAGAGAAGGAAGTGGAAGTAAATCACAAAGTCCAACTAAATCACGTCAATCTGATGATGGCCTTCCGGAAATACCTGTGATAGATGCCcaagaggaagaggatgacgaggaagaaaTTCAGGAATTGactgaaaatggtatgtcTCTTCTATCGCTGTATAGTGCTCAAGGTCTAAAAGCTGCGGAAGTATGAGAGCTCATCCAGTGCATATGAATAGATGAAGCCCCATGTCCAATATGTCAAGCTACATTACCGATATCGTCGATACCTATGCATATAGAAAAAGGATGTCCGCAGCCGAAAAATAAAATTAACGGTGGTGCGAGGAAAGGAAATCAGAAAGCAGATTGGAAGAAGGTGTTCTCGGGACAGGGTCTAAGCGGGAAAACGAAAGAGTGAGTGTTTATTTCACATATGCATATGCATCACATTCAGCTGAAGGCAAGGTGATACTTTTGATCAAGCAGCTGATATGTGTATTTAGGGTTGAAATGAAACGTATAACGAAACCTAATTACTCGTTAGCTACACCTGCGGAATTAAAGAGTATACTTTCTGTAAGTTTAAGTCAGATTAGCTAATTTCAAGGAATTGTCCCTTAAGAGCTAACAATGAAGAATATATGTAGGAATATGGGCTATCAACATCAGGCGATAAAGTGACGTTAATATCGAGAGTTCAAGAATGGATTATATTATTTAATTCAAATCTAGATACCTCACatccatcatcaatatcagcatTAAGAGCAAAATTGAACgaaattgaatcatctaagagaaaagataaagaaaaaggtaaagatgaaatgattaatcaattatcaaataaagatGGATTACAAAAATATGCcaaagataaaaaatctgaatttgataaattaagaaaagaaattattgaaagagataaaaaaaggaaagaacaagataatgggaatgggaaaGGTGCTGCTAGAGAGAATGCTATTGAAGTAGAGTGAATATGAATCTGGTGAAGAGTCGTAACAACCATAAGAAGCAACATTGCATACCATTTTTTACATTTGTCGTTGTTATAATAACCATTGTACTAGTATAgtcattatcaatcatccGCATAACAGCAATTATTCCCAATTGTCGCttgtatattatatacatTAATGCATAACATCATTTTCCTTCGTTATTGAATCAATTATCACCTTTCTTAGCACGAACAGCAACAAATTTCCATCCATCTTTTTCAACTCTTCGTACAGTCTCACCGActtttttccatttaccacctctttttatcaaattattTGCAAATCCTTTCCAGACATTGTCACTCCAATCTTCAACCTTGACATCTTTCCAACCTTTCCCTTCTAATAAAGATTTATACTCTTCTAATGATTTAGGACGGTCGTTTAGATTTTTCAGAGGTACAGACAGAATATAGGATATGAACCAAGATTTCCatattgataaagaattttcagctttgaaagGAGGTAAAATATCTGTATAAActattataccttctttttGCTTCAAAACAGGTTTGACAGAATCTAAAAAGGGTATCAAGGAAGGAGGGtaatgatagattgaatctaaaatataaatcaaattatatggtggtggatcatcaCTACCTAAACTTAACGGTTCGTTACTATCTGTTATTTCAACTgcgatttcatcttcatcagagTAAGCATaatgcttttgattttgttcacCCATAAATCCTTTCATGTTATTTAGGGGATGATCAAATTGTTTTGAGTTAGTTGGATCGTATTGAGCTGATTTGGTGAATAATTTAATTTGActtgattgtgatttttcaggttgataatgatcaatcaGATACAAAGCGTATCTTGTGTCTGATTCTAAAGTCGTCAATCCATGTAAATGTCTAGGTGGATTAGTTTTATTAAGGTGTAACACTATATAAGAATTATCAAGTTGTCAGAAAAGCTGACTCATGTCTGCAATAAACGGCATTACAATAGAAAGCTTACATAGTGATTCACCAGCACCATGTCCCATATCTACAAGTGAAGATTGATCAGTAAATTGGCAAAATGAGATGACGCCTTAAATACAGATACCTACCCAATACATTCCCACCAACTTGAtatccaccttctttagcaaAATCCAATAACTTTTCAGCCAGCGATTTAGCAGCAACAGGGAAAGAATCCGTTTTCTTAGAGGGAACATGGCCATAATGATTCAGTCATGATACATAATGtgaattgatgttgatcaaaGCTACTCTCAAGGATGACTCACCTCCCACCATCCCATGTTACACCATTTAGTTTGCCTTTCACCTTCTATACGATCATTCAAATGTATTGGATCCCATATTGAATAAGGTTCGATATAGTATGGTGCTAAAATGATGGCAAGTGGAATCAAAGCCAAAGGTAGGAAAGAAAATGTTCCCATTTTGTAGGAAGGTGTATGTTACAAGGAGAGAATGATAAATGAAAGACAGGGAGAACAAGGTAGTTGATGGTTATCTACGTGTATCTACGTGTACAACATCAAccccatcatcatctttcgcttctttcttcttttgcttgTCTCTCTGGACATTATATGTGGAGGTACCAagttgattattttgatccCGCTTAATAGCGAAAGCTAAATTACCCAGTCGAGTAATTATACAAGGTAGGCTTGAGCGTTGATTTGTGTGTCCGAGCGCGTCGCGTCAATTCAGTTAAACAGTAAGTCAGTAAGTTAAGGTTGGCCACCTACCTACCTGCCTTTGACTTTTGTTTTTATCGTTTGCGGGCAGGAGAGATAAAACGAACAGGTTgaaacatcaagatcattccCTCATTCTTGGTACTATCATCTTCGATATCATCTTGCTCAGCCATATCCAATCCCAATTTTCCCTCTGACAACGAAACGCTAAACAATCCTTTAGACCAAGAATCAACAATAAAATGTCTACGTTATTCAACTTGTGAGCTCTGGTGCGCATGAATGTCATCCAATGGCTAACGACTTTATTGTAGAAAAGGAGGTCAATCACGAAGTGAGTTCAGGTGTAGATCAAAAAACTTCAGTGTCAGCTAGCGGTGGTGCatgctttagctgatttatttCATCATATAGCGTTCAAGCCTAAGAAAGTACCTGAAGGGACGAAACAATGGCAATTGAAACAGTATGCTCAACAGACTCTGGTAAGTTGAAAGTATGCTCATTTGATCAGTCTCAGCTTCCTCTGCTGTGTCCTGATACTACTATTTCCAAATCTTTTTGCAATGGCTACGCTATCTAGAGGAAGAGCTAATCAGTAGTTGTTTTCACTATGACAGGGTTCTGGTAATTTGAGAACAGCTGTTCAGTTACCCGAAGgagaagatttacaagaGTGGATCGCTGTACACGGTACGTCTCAGCTCTCCACCCATGACAATTTCTGGTCAAATAGCTGACTTTCAGGCAATATACTCAGTGGTGGATTTCTTTAATCATGTGAATATGCTTTATGGAACTATATCAGAATTTTGTACACCTACAGAGGTAAGCTATACATTGATAATGAGATCTTCGTAAACTTACCAAGTGTTTTCAGTGTCCTATCATGAATGCTGGCCCAAAGTGAGTACAACTTTTATCAGCTAACAGACAAGAAAATtatttcagctgatatgACCCCACTCCATAGATATGAGTACTTTTGGGAAGATGGGGAGCATTAGTAAGTTTACTACTCTGCTCTCCGGATAAATACATAAATATATCGTCTTCGCAACGCGGACGGCGGATGTCTATGTTCCTAAGCTAATTCGTTTCTTACAGCAAAAAACCAACACATCTTTCTGCAC
This is a stretch of genomic DNA from Kwoniella dendrophila CBS 6074 chromosome 3, complete sequence. It encodes these proteins:
- a CDS encoding DNA repair protein rad18, coding for MDMSSHPLLAAIDEPPPFPERYLQLRRLDRSVVCQICKEPFQAPVSIACGHSFCSSCIRSSLDVMKKCPACNEPASEGQIRRNRALEEITDSWEESRPIIYELAQPPVTTKKRPAPPESHSKPSSSSSGTKRLKPNSREGSGSKSQSPTKSRQSDDGLPEIPVIDAQEEEDDEEEIQELTENDEAPCPICQATLPISSIPMHIEKGCPQPKNKINGGARKGNQKADWKKVFSGQGLSGKTKEVEMKRITKPNYSLATPAELKSILSEYGLSTSGDKVTLISRVQEWIILFNSNLDTSHPSSISALRAKLNEIESSKRKDKEKGKDEMINQLSNKDGLQKYAKDKKSEFDKLRKEIIERDKKRKEQDNGNGKGAARENAIEVE